One Oryza glaberrima chromosome 11, OglaRS2, whole genome shotgun sequence genomic region harbors:
- the LOC127755427 gene encoding uncharacterized protein LOC127755427, with product MAWLARSIANSLLAPEEPDDGEDLPPSAASASASASASPPRGVREDLSELTDALANRFHGLASFLAPPPHAGGGRGIPRAPDPAEIAGRFRAGLARLPGRQAVADLAKIASSLLPPEAAEAEAAGFTEEAVAFARDAATRPELWLDFPLLPDDDDDFDMTDAQQDHALAVESVAPELADLRIELCPSHMSEGCFWKIYFLLLHPKLSKDDADLLSTPQILEARKKLSRNLQSESKPDSNEDMVAASSSNIDGNVPSPVEVVGILKNEDDSARATSFSNVNYGAPQPVILEMQSDGTLNDSGGLCADDITSSVPVQLVPVLKDATEFSQARMEERIQDFTAQDTVANEEPGQLSEIKLEDNSEERQKQPSTTNLSEQSRVAIQKNSNDDDDDDEDEWLEEEETGGAGNTMIPIADDEDVSFSDLEEDDATA from the exons atggCGTGGCTCGCGCGCTCTATCGCCAACTCCCTCCTCGCTCCCGAGGAGCCGGACGACGGCGAAGACCTCcccccgtccgccgcctccgcctccgcctcggcatCCGCGTCCCCGCCTCGCGGCGTCCGCGAGGACCTCTCGGAGCTCACCGACGCCCTCGCCAACCGCTTCCATGGCCTCGCctccttcctcgcgccgccgccccacgccggAGGCGGGAGAGGGATCCCGCGCGCGCCTGACCCGGCCGAGATCGCCGGCCGGTTCCGCGCCGGCCTCGCGCGGCTCCCCGGGCGTCAGGCCGTCGCGGATCTCGCCAAGATCGCCTCCTCGCTTCTTCCccccgaggcggcggaggccgaggcggccgGGTTCACCGAGGAGGCGGTCGCCTTCGCGCGGGACGCCGCCACGCGGCCCGAGCTCTGGCTCgacttccccctcctccccgacgacgacgacg ATTTCGACATGACCGATGCGCAGCAGGACCACGCGCTCGCCGTCGAGAGCGTGGCGCCGGAGCTGGCCGATCTGCGGATCGAGCTCTGCCCGAGCCACATGAGCGAGGGATGCTTCTGGAAGATCTACTTCTTGCTGCTCCATCCCAAGCTCAGCAAGGACGACGCCGACCTCCTCTCCACCCCACAG ATTTTGGAAGCTAGAAAGAAGCTATCACGCAATTTGCAATCTGAGTCAAAGCCAGACAGCAACGAAGACATGGTAGCTGCTTCTTCCAGTAATATAGATGGTAATGTGCCTTCTCCTGTAGAGGTTGTGGGCATATTAAAGAATGAAGATGATTCTGCAAGGGCCACATCCTTCAGCAACGTCAACTATGGCGCGCCTCAACCAGTAATTCTGGAAATGCAATCAGATGGTACACTCAATGACTCTGGAGGTCTTTGCGCAGATGACATCACCAGCAGTGTACCTGTACAACTTGTGCCAGTATTGAAAGATGCTACTGAGTTCTCACAAGCCAGGATGGAAGAAAGGATCCAAGATTTCACTGCACAAGATACAGTAGCAAATGAAGAGCCTGGACAGTTGTCTGAGATAAAACTAGAGGATAATTCTGAAGAACGACAGAAACAGCCATCGACCACTAACCTCAGTGAGCAATCAAGAGTTGCCATTCAGAAGAACAGtaacgatgacgatgatgatgacgaggatgaatggttggaagaggaggagacTGGTGGTGCAGGGAACACGATGATTCCAATAGCAGATGATGAAGACGTGTCTTTTAGTGATCTGGAGGAAGATGATGCCACAGCGTGA
- the LOC127753703 gene encoding uncharacterized protein LOC127753703 isoform X2, translating to MADDVAPRTASAYLDPSYWDERFGKEEHYEWFKDFSHFRHLLAPLLSPSISVLEVGCGNSRLGEELLREGVAGGITCVDLSPVAVQRMRDRLAEQGTEGVEVVVADMLDLPFDRESFDLVIEKGTMDVLFVDSGDPWNPNPTTVDNVMKMLEGIHKVLKPEGIFVSITFGQPHFRRRFFEAPGFTWSVEWSTFGDGFHYFFYILKKGKRLLDSNSNQHTQPAAPSINMFHEELESEDYIFRTNVDEL from the exons atggccgacgACGTCGCGCCGCGCACCGCCTCCGCCTACCTCGACCCCTCCTACTG GGACGAGCGGTTCGGGAAGGAGGAGCACTATGAGTGGTTCAAGGATTTCTCCCActtccgccacctcctcgccccgctcctctccccttccaTCTCG GTTCTTGAGGTTGGGTGTGGCAACTCGCGGCTCGGGGAGGAGCTGCTGcgggagggcgtcgccggcggcatcaCCTGCGTCGACCTCTCGCCCGTCGCCGTCCAGCGGATGCGTGACCGCCTCGCGGAGCAGGGCACCGAGG GTGTGGAGGTTGTGGTGGCGGACATGCTTGATCTGCCGTTCGATCGTGAGAGCTTCGATCTCGTGATTGAGAAAGGCACCATG GACGTATTATTTGTGGACAGTGGTGATCCTTGGAACCCAAATCCTACAACAGTGGATAATGTGATGAAAATGCTTGAAGGTATCCACAAGGTTTTGAAGCCTGAAggcatatttgtatcaattacCTTTGGACAG CCACATTTCCGTCGTCGATTTTTTGAAGCACCTGGGTTTACATGGTCTGTTGAGTGGAGCACCTTTGGTGATGGCTTCCATTATTTCTTCTATATTCTTAAAAAG GGCAAGAGGTTGTTGGATTCCAACAGTAACCAACATACACAGCCTGCTGCTCCAAGCATTAATATGTTCCATGAAGAGCTTGAGAGTGAGGACTACATATTCCGAACAAATGTTGATGAGTTGTAA
- the LOC127753703 gene encoding uncharacterized protein LOC127753703 isoform X1, producing MADDVAPRTASAYLDPSYWDERFGKEEHYEWFKDFSHFRHLLAPLLSPSISVLEVGCGNSRLGEELLREGVAGGITCVDLSPVAVQRMRDRLAEQGTEGVEVVVADMLDLPFDRESFDLVIEKGTMVLDVLFVDSGDPWNPNPTTVDNVMKMLEGIHKVLKPEGIFVSITFGQPHFRRRFFEAPGFTWSVEWSTFGDGFHYFFYILKKGKRLLDSNSNQHTQPAAPSINMFHEELESEDYIFRTNVDEL from the exons atggccgacgACGTCGCGCCGCGCACCGCCTCCGCCTACCTCGACCCCTCCTACTG GGACGAGCGGTTCGGGAAGGAGGAGCACTATGAGTGGTTCAAGGATTTCTCCCActtccgccacctcctcgccccgctcctctccccttccaTCTCG GTTCTTGAGGTTGGGTGTGGCAACTCGCGGCTCGGGGAGGAGCTGCTGcgggagggcgtcgccggcggcatcaCCTGCGTCGACCTCTCGCCCGTCGCCGTCCAGCGGATGCGTGACCGCCTCGCGGAGCAGGGCACCGAGG GTGTGGAGGTTGTGGTGGCGGACATGCTTGATCTGCCGTTCGATCGTGAGAGCTTCGATCTCGTGATTGAGAAAGGCACCATGGTATTG GACGTATTATTTGTGGACAGTGGTGATCCTTGGAACCCAAATCCTACAACAGTGGATAATGTGATGAAAATGCTTGAAGGTATCCACAAGGTTTTGAAGCCTGAAggcatatttgtatcaattacCTTTGGACAG CCACATTTCCGTCGTCGATTTTTTGAAGCACCTGGGTTTACATGGTCTGTTGAGTGGAGCACCTTTGGTGATGGCTTCCATTATTTCTTCTATATTCTTAAAAAG GGCAAGAGGTTGTTGGATTCCAACAGTAACCAACATACACAGCCTGCTGCTCCAAGCATTAATATGTTCCATGAAGAGCTTGAGAGTGAGGACTACATATTCCGAACAAATGTTGATGAGTTGTAA
- the LOC127754079 gene encoding transcription factor MYB60-like codes for MGRPPCCDNGVGVKKGPWTPEEDIILVSYIQQHGPGNWRSVPENTGLMRCSKSCRLRWTNYLRPGIKRGNFTPHEEGIIIHLQALLGNKWAAIASYLPQRTDNDIKNYWNTHLKKKVKRLQQQQQSHPDHHHHHSFQTTPSSSNAAAVATTSPNYYNPNNSNSNSSNYLHNNNHNLESMQSMATAPSNEATTIPKLFQFQTWMKPSPATTSSAATAAAGSCYKQAMAMQELQEEQEGSAAAAAMASSIDGVSKDQDYHMCAVISGDDKSSSSEMMTAAAMAGHGEAATTTFSLLENWLLDDMTGQAAMSAAMDGFLEISAGYCCADPIMF; via the exons ATGGGGAGACCTCCATGCTGCGACAATGGCGTCGGCGTCAAGAAAGGGCCATGGACGCCAGAGGAGGACATCATCCTCGTCTCCTACATCCAGCAGCATGGCCCCGGGAACTGGCGCTCCGTGCCCGAGAACACCG GATTGATGAGGTGCAGCAAGAGCTGCAGGCTGCGGTGGACGAACTACTTGAGACCGGGGATCAAGCGTGGCAACTTCACCCCTCATGAGGAGGGGATCATCATCCACCTCCAGGCATTGCTTGGCAACAA GTGGGCAGCAATAGCCTCCTACCTCCCCCAAAGAACAGACAACGACATCAAGAACTACTGgaacacacacctcaagaagaaggtgaagaggctgcaacaacaacaacaatcacACCCTGATCATCATCACCACCATTCCTTCCAAACCACCCCTTCTTCCTCcaatgcagcagcagtagcaacaACCAGCCCAAACTACTACAACCCtaacaacagcaacagcaacagcagcaattACCTCCATAACAACAACCACAATCTTGAATCCATGCAATCCATGGCCACTGCACCTAGCAATGAGGCCACCACCATCCCCAAGCTCTTCCAGTTCCAGACATGGATGAAGCCATCACCAGCAACAACATCATCAGCAGCAACAGCTGCTGCAGGTAGCTGCTACAAGCAGGCCATGGCCATGCAGGAGCTCCAAGAGGAGCAAGAgggctctgctgctgctgctgcaatggCTTCTTCCATTGATGGCGTCTCCAAGGACCAGGATTATCACATGTGTGCTGTGATCAGTGGTGATGacaagtcgtcgtcgtcggagatgATGACGGCTGCGGCAATGGCCGGCCACGGCGAGGCGGCCACGACGACCTTCTCGCTGCTCGAGAACTGGCTGCTCGACGACATGACGGGGCAGGCGGCCATGagcgccgccatggatgggttcTTGGAGATCTCTGCTGGATACTGCTGTGCAGACCCTATCAtgttctga
- the LOC127753987 gene encoding actin-related protein 2/3 complex subunit 5A, producing the protein MASSAAAYLDADENLEAIISRIEQKSRKIETLLKQSKPVEALKTALEGTPLKTRDERCKSANWIVVHRAMMAIRDVDGMFNSLDPEYYDILMKYLYRGLSTGDRPTCDQCLKIHEKLTEKAGLGCILRSLADTVNTV; encoded by the exons ATggcttcgtcggcggcggcctacCTCGACGCCGACGAGAACCTCGAGGCCATCATCTCCCGCATCGAGCAGAAGTCCCGCAAGATCGAGACCCTCCTCAAGCA gtcgAAGCCGGTGGAGGCCCTCAAGACGGCGCTCGAGGGGACGCCCCTCAAGACCCGCGACGAGCGATGCAAG TCGGCGAACTGGATCGTGGTGCACCGCGCGATGATGGCGATCAGGGACGTCGACGGCATGTTCAACTCGCTGGATCCCGAATACTACGACATCCTGATGAA GTACCTGTACAGAGGTTTGTCAACAGGGGATCGGCCAACATGTGACCAGTGCctcaaaattcatgaaaaactCACCGAGAAAGCAGGCTTAGGATGTATATTGCGCTCACTTGCTGATACCGTAAACACCGTGTGA
- the LOC127755035 gene encoding lysM domain receptor-like kinase 4: MAQWRSHAMAAFAFVVVFLLSGAPGARSQQPYGSQVADCPNKHNDTGLLGYFCSSGGGGGGAPSSSSSSCQTYLTFHATPRYPDLAAIASLLGADASSLAAANSAASPTAALAPGAKVLVPATCSCTGAAYYQRNATYVAVAGDTLLVIANDTFQGLSTCQAVQEQALGDAPARSLLAGQRVTVPLRCACPSAAQAAAGVRYLVTYLVDEFDEVGAIAARFGVDAGNISAANEMAITDTIYPFTTLLIPVKSKPDVSQLRSPPPPPPPPPPAAPAPTTNRKNHTGVYVGIGAAAVAVLAVVTAVVAALAVRARRRRRRATAAVAAAGGKGGKGNDKASPAFTGGEVSVSISEAFSGLSDIKSSLKVFTYAELAAATDGFSPDRRVGGSVYRAVFNGDAAAVEVVDRDVSAEVEIMRKINHLNLVRLIGLCHHRGRWYLVSEYAEHGTLRDRLLAGGGAPPLSWSQRVQVALDVAEGLRYLHGYTRPPYVHMDVSSDSVLLAGGADLRGKLRNFGGARVIRGGGGEAFTMTSNIAGTRGYTAPEYLEHGVVSPKADVYSLGVVLLELVTGKGVDELEADGAGDPFAGMNALAGDLDGGSEDDAAVTRRMEEFLDPAMAATGSSCPREAVAMMVKLIERCVRRDAAARPGMGEVAQHLLMLHGVSGDGWHSSLEHYRSSGGDGGEQP, from the coding sequence ATGGCGCAATGGCGTTCACACGCCATGGCCGCGTtcgccttcgtcgtcgtcttcctcctctccggcgcGCCGGGAGCCCGGTCGCAGCAGCCGTACGGCTCGCAGGTGGCCGACTGCCCCAACAAGCACAACGACACCGGCCTCCTGGGCTACTTCtgcagcagcggtggcggcggcggcggcgcgccgtcgtcgtcgtcgtcgtcgtgccagACCTACCTCACCTTCCACGCCACGCCGCGCTaccccgacctcgccgccatcgcgtcGCTACTCGGCGCCGACGCgtccagcctcgccgccgcgaacTCCGCGGCGTCGCCCACCGCGGCGCTCGCGCCGGGCGCCAAGGTGCTCGTCCCGGCGACCTGCTCCTGCACGGGCGCCGCCTACTACCAGCGGAACGCGACGTACgtggcggtcgccggcgacacGCTGCTGGTGATCGCGAACGACACGTTCCAGGGCCTGTCCACGTGCCAGGCGGTGCAGGAGCAGGCCCTCGGCgacgcgccggcgaggtcgctcCTGGCGGGGCAGCGCGTCACCGTGCCGCTCCGGTGCGCGTGCCCGAGCGCCgcccaggccgccgccggcgtgagGTACCTGGTGACGTACCTGGTCGACGAGTTCGACGAGGTGGGCGCCATCGCTGCGAGGTTCGGCGTCGACGCCGGGAACATCTCGGCGGCCAACGAGATGGCCATTACTGACACCATATACCCTTTCACGACGCTGCTCATCCCCGTCAAGTCCAAGCCCGACGTGTCGCagctccggtcgccgccgccgccgccgcctcctccgccgccggcggcgcctgcTCCGACCACGAACCGCAAGAACCACACCGGAGTCTACGTCGGCATCGGTGCGGCCGCCGTGGCTGTTCTCGCCGTGGTCACCGCTGTTGTGGCTGCCCTTGCTGtgagggcgaggaggcggcgacggcgagccaccgccgctgtcgccgccgccggaggcaaGGGCGGTAAAGGCAACGACAAGGCGTCGCCGGCgttcaccggcggcgaggtgtcCGTGTCGATCAGCGAGGCGTTCTCGGGCCTCTCCGACATCAAGTCCTCCCTGAAGGTGTTCACCTATgcggagctcgcggcggcgaccgacggcTTCAGCCCGGACCGCCGCGTCGGCGGGTCGGTGTACCGCGCCGTGTTCAacggcgacgcggccgccgtGGAGGTCGTGGACCGGGACGTGTCGGCGGAGGTGGAGATCATGAGGAAGATCAACCACCTCAACCTTGTCAGGCTCATCGGCCTCTGCCACCACCGCGGCCGGTGGTACCTCGTCTCGGAGTACGCCGAGCACGGCACGCTCCgcgaccgcctcctcgccggcggcggcgcgccgccgctgagCTGGTCGCAGCGCGTGCAGGTGGCCCTCGACGTCGCCGAGGGGCTCCGCTACCTGCACGGGTACACGCGGCCGCCGTACGTGCACATGGACGTCAGCAGCGACagcgtcctcctcgccggcggcgccgacctcCGCGGCAAGCTCCGCAACTTCGGCGGCGCCAGGGtcatccgcggcggcggcggcgaggcgttcACGATGACGAGCAACATCGCCGGGACGCGCGGGTACACGGCGCCGGAGTACCTGGAGCACGGCGTCGTGTCGCCCAAGGCCGACGTGTACTCCCTCGGCGTCGTGCTCCTGGAGCTCGTCACCGGCAAGGGCGTCGACGAGCTGGaggccgacggcgccggcgacccgTTCGCCGGCATGAACGCGCTGGCCGGAGACCTCGATGGCGGCAGCGAAGACGACGCGGCGGTGACGAGGAGAATGGAGGAGTTCTTGGacccggcgatggcggcgaccggGAGCAGCTGCCCGCGCGAGGCCGTGGCGATGATGGTGAAGCTGATCGAGAGGTGCGTCCgccgcgacgcggcggcgcggccgggaaTGGGGGAGGTGGCGCAGCATCTGCTGATGTTGCACGGCGTCTCCGGCGACGGCTGGCACAGCTCGCTGGAGCACTACCggagctccggcggcgacggcggcgaacagCCATAG
- the LOC127754080 gene encoding uncharacterized protein LOC127754080, with protein MAVPAVVGFDLNVRLEEDKDGNVPFHLNEPILEDHNVNGFDLNMPLDEFGVVDLNFLQNHAEHAVHNQAPVEGQHRRKNMTEEVTKQVYKALLKDSKNGKLGKKDKRRVADQFGVHIRSVQRL; from the exons ATGGCTGTTCCAGCTGTTGTTGGCTTTGATTTGAATGTCCGCCTAGAAGAAGATAAGGACGGCAATGTTCCCTTCCATCTCAACGAGCCAATATTGGAGGATCACAACGTTAATG GATTTGATTTGAACATGCCACTAGATGAATTTGGTGTAGttgatttaaattttttacaaaaCCACGCTG AACATGCTGTACATAACCAAGCTCCTGTTGAAGGACAGCATCGAAGGAAGAACATGACAGAAGAAGTCACAAAACAAGTGTACAAAGCATTGTTGAAGGACAGCAAGAATGGGAAACTAGGCAAGAAAGATAAAAGAAGGGTTGCTGATCAATTTGGAGTGCACATTCGATCAGTTCAGCGCTTATGA